In Microbulbifer sp. THAF38, the sequence GCCCTGCAAACTCTGAGTCACCCGCATCTGGTGGTGGGTGAAATGTTACGGGTTGGGCGCGACTGTATTATCACCTTCCCCAACTTTGGCCAGTGGAAGGCCCGCTGGCACTTGGCTTTTTCCGGGCGTATGCCGGTATCCGATCTATTACCATTCGAGTGGTATGACACACCTAATATTCACTTTTGTACTTTCAGGGACTTTGAGGTGCTGTGCCGGCAGAACGATTGGACTATTTTGCACCGCCAGGTAGTATCTGAGTCGAAATTAGGGGTGGCCTTTAAAGACTTTTTGCCAAATTTATTCGGTGAGACCGCGATATACCACCTGACTCGCTAAACTAATATCTGCGCCAAGTTTTTGTTCCGGGTCTCTGGGGCAAACTGCTGATAGGGGTGGTTATCGCTCTGGTCAAACAGCCGGGTCTGCCCGGTTATTCAGTTGAAAGGCGCCCATAACAATTGGAGGTGACCCGTGAACCGCATCGTTAATGTCGCTGCCGCTCTGGCGCTATTCTTTCTGGCCGCTGGTGCCATGGCACAACAGGCCCGCGTTATTAAGAATTACGAGGACTTCGGAGATTACCGGGTGATTTTCTCGGTGTTCAACAGCGACTTTATCCAGCCCGACATCGCCCAGCAGTACCAGCTGGTGAGGGCTAAAGACCGCGCTTACGTCAATGTCTCTGTGGTGAAAAAAGATGGTGGTACCAAGGGCCTCAGCGCGGAGATGTCCGGCAATGCGACAAATCTGATTCAGCAGTCGCGACCGCTGAAGTTTAAAGAAATCCGCGAGGGCGATGCGGTCTACTACCTGGCGCCCTTGCGCTATGAGAATGAGGAGACCCTCACGTTCAACGTGGATGTGACCCTACCCAATGGCAAGAAAGAGACGATTTCCTTTCGCCGCAAACTCTAGCGGCTGTTGCGAGTGATCTGAGTGAGTGACCCCCTCTAGTTTTTACGGCTGCCAGCGGCGCCATCAGAGGGGGATCTCTTTTAAATTGAATCCTTTGCGGGCCCAGAGCCCGTTTTTTATTTGATACGACATGTTAAAAAGAATTGTTCTAGCCAGCGGCAACGCCGGCAAATTGCGCGAGTTTTCCCAACTCTTCAACAGCTGGGATATTGAGGTTCTGCCCCAATCTGAGCTCGGCGTTAGCGACGCGGAGGAGACCGGGCTCAGCTTCATTGAAAATGCTTTGATCAAGGCGCGCCATGCCAGCCGGATCAGTGGCCTTCCTGCGTTGGCCGATGACTCTGGATTGGCGGTGGATGCGCTCGGTGGTGCGCCGGGTATCTATTCGGCGCGATATTCCGGCGAGGGGGCCACGGATGCACGCAATAACAGCAAACTGCTTGAGGCTTTAAATGGCGTTGAAGAGGCGCGCCGTAGCGCCAGCTTCCATTGTGCCCTGGCCTTTGTTCGCAGTTTCGATGATCCCGTCCCCCTGGTGTGCAGCGCTCAGTGGCGCGGCCGAATACTCGACAAGCCCGCCGGTGAACAGGGCTTCGGCTACGATCCGCTGTTCTTCGTGGATAGCGAGGGTATGACTTCTGCGCAGATGCCGAGAGAGCTGAAAAACCGTATCAGCCACCGCGCCCAGGCAGTGGCGG encodes:
- the metW gene encoding methionine biosynthesis protein MetW → MRIDLNVIQEWIAPASRVLDLGCGDGELLQQLQQNKNVVGYGLEIDPEQIHRCVQRGVNVVEQNLDAGLTNFADASFDTVVMTQALQTLSHPHLVVGEMLRVGRDCIITFPNFGQWKARWHLAFSGRMPVSDLLPFEWYDTPNIHFCTFRDFEVLCRQNDWTILHRQVVSESKLGVAFKDFLPNLFGETAIYHLTR
- a CDS encoding DUF4426 domain-containing protein; translation: MNRIVNVAAALALFFLAAGAMAQQARVIKNYEDFGDYRVIFSVFNSDFIQPDIAQQYQLVRAKDRAYVNVSVVKKDGGTKGLSAEMSGNATNLIQQSRPLKFKEIREGDAVYYLAPLRYENEETLTFNVDVTLPNGKKETISFRRKL
- the rdgB gene encoding RdgB/HAM1 family non-canonical purine NTP pyrophosphatase, whose protein sequence is MLKRIVLASGNAGKLREFSQLFNSWDIEVLPQSELGVSDAEETGLSFIENALIKARHASRISGLPALADDSGLAVDALGGAPGIYSARYSGEGATDARNNSKLLEALNGVEEARRSASFHCALAFVRSFDDPVPLVCSAQWRGRILDKPAGEQGFGYDPLFFVDSEGMTSAQMPRELKNRISHRAQAVAAFESMWREMMLGAHLAK